One genomic region from Evansella sp. LMS18 encodes:
- a CDS encoding ABC transporter permease, with the protein MRLWYLVAALIIMSFISLFLGVHNISPLDIFQLTEEQREILLVSRVPRLISIIIAGMGMSICGLIMQQLTRNKFVSPTTAGTMDSARLGVLVSLMLFASASPFVKALVAFAFALAGTLIFMKILDKVRYKDAIFIPLVGLMFGNIIGSITTFFALREDLVQNMSSWLQGNFSLIISGRYELLYISIPVLVIVYMYANKFTVAGMGEEFATNLGLNHKRIVHLGLILVALVTSVVILTVGIIPFLGLIIPNIVSIYRGDNLRNSIPHTALLGAVFVLFCDILGRVIIYPYEIPIGMTVGVLGSGIFLYLLLRRKAYE; encoded by the coding sequence ATGAGATTATGGTATTTAGTCGCCGCACTAATAATAATGTCGTTCATTTCTCTGTTTCTCGGTGTACATAATATTTCGCCGCTGGACATTTTTCAGTTAACAGAGGAACAGAGGGAGATTCTGCTTGTAAGCAGGGTGCCCAGGCTGATCAGCATTATCATAGCCGGGATGGGGATGAGTATTTGCGGACTCATCATGCAGCAGCTTACGAGAAATAAATTTGTATCTCCAACGACAGCGGGGACAATGGATTCTGCAAGGCTGGGTGTGTTAGTTTCCTTAATGCTTTTCGCATCGGCAAGCCCCTTTGTGAAAGCGCTGGTCGCTTTTGCCTTTGCTCTCGCAGGGACGCTCATCTTTATGAAAATACTTGATAAAGTAAGGTACAAGGATGCGATATTCATTCCCCTTGTTGGACTCATGTTCGGGAATATCATCGGGTCAATCACAACGTTTTTCGCACTCCGCGAGGACCTTGTACAAAATATGTCATCGTGGCTGCAAGGCAATTTCTCCCTGATTATCAGCGGGAGATATGAGCTTTTATATATAAGCATTCCAGTTTTAGTCATCGTTTATATGTATGCCAACAAGTTTACGGTTGCCGGAATGGGCGAGGAATTCGCCACGAACCTCGGGCTCAACCATAAGCGGATTGTCCATCTTGGGCTTATCCTTGTGGCGCTTGTAACATCGGTGGTTATCCTCACCGTCGGGATCATCCCGTTTCTCGGTCTGATTATCCCGAACATCGTCTCCATCTACAGGGGAGACAACTTAAGAAACAGCATTCCTCACACAGCATTGCTTGGAGCAGTATTCGTTCTGTTCTGCGACATTCTCGGCCGGGTGATAATTTACCCGTACGAGATACCGATTGGAATGACTGTCGGAGTGCTTGGAAGCGGTATCTTCCTCTACTTGCTGCTGAGGAGGAAAGCTTATGAGTAA
- a CDS encoding iron chelate uptake ABC transporter family permease subunit, with amino-acid sequence MSNRIKISLLAVVAVALIAIFMFTNLGTNLSYILPRRGMIILAIVLTGATIAFSTIIFQTITNNRILTPSILGLDSLYLLIQTVIIFSFGSTSLTAADKNINFFLSVGIMVLFAGVFFKLLFRGQGARNIYFLLLVGIILGTFFGSLSTFMQVLIDPNEFMIIQDRMFASFNNVNTDILMVAIVMIVLVIIYFLRFVKYLDVLSLGKEQAVNLGVDYDNVVKRLLVIIAILVSISTALVGPITFLGLLVANVTYEFLKTYKHSQLIWGSILISIIALVGGQLIVDRVFTFSTTLSVIINFVGGVYFIYLLLRGKR; translated from the coding sequence ATGAGTAACCGGATAAAAATCAGTCTGCTAGCTGTAGTTGCTGTCGCGTTAATAGCAATTTTCATGTTCACTAACCTCGGGACGAACTTAAGCTATATTTTACCGAGGCGGGGGATGATCATCCTTGCAATTGTGCTGACTGGCGCAACGATTGCATTTTCAACAATTATCTTCCAGACGATTACGAACAACCGGATTTTAACACCGAGCATTCTCGGGCTGGATTCGCTTTACCTGCTGATCCAGACAGTAATTATTTTCAGTTTTGGATCCACGAGCTTAACGGCCGCGGATAAAAATATAAACTTTTTCCTTTCCGTAGGGATCATGGTGCTATTTGCAGGTGTGTTCTTTAAGCTCCTGTTCCGGGGGCAGGGGGCACGGAATATATATTTCCTTCTCCTTGTAGGGATTATTCTCGGAACGTTTTTCGGTAGCTTGTCCACCTTTATGCAGGTACTCATCGACCCGAATGAATTTATGATCATTCAGGACAGGATGTTTGCAAGCTTCAATAATGTGAACACAGACATCCTGATGGTAGCCATCGTCATGATCGTCCTGGTAATCATCTATTTTTTAAGATTTGTAAAGTATCTCGATGTATTGTCACTCGGGAAGGAACAAGCGGTTAACCTTGGGGTGGATTACGATAATGTAGTCAAAAGGCTCCTTGTCATCATCGCGATTCTTGTTTCCATCTCAACAGCTTTGGTAGGCCCGATTACATTCCTGGGGCTTCTCGTAGCGAACGTCACATACGAATTTTTAAAAACATATAAGCACAGCCAGTTAATCTGGGGTTCAATATTAATCAGCATTATCGCGCTTGTGGGCGGACAGCTCATCGTGGACAGAGTGTTTACTTTCTCCACGACGCTCAGTGTCATCATCAACTTTGTCGGCGGCGTGTACTTCATCTATCTGTTATTAAGGGGGAAAAGATAA
- a CDS encoding ABC transporter ATP-binding protein translates to MVEVTGLSKVYGSKAVVEDVSLNIEKGKITSFIGPNGAGKSTLLSMISRLIAQDTGEILIDGQDITKSKNNELAKKISILKQANDISVRLTVKELVSFGRFPYSQGRLNKEDKRHIEEAINYMELKEMENKYLDQLSGGQKQRAFIAMVLAQDTEYILLDEPLNNLDMKHSVQIMKVLRRLVDELGKTIVIVIHDINFASCYSDNIVALKEGRVVKKGPACEIIHSPVLKEIYDMDIDIKCINDKNICIYF, encoded by the coding sequence ATGGTCGAAGTAACTGGATTATCAAAAGTGTATGGATCTAAAGCAGTGGTGGAAGACGTTTCACTGAACATTGAAAAAGGAAAGATTACTTCTTTCATCGGACCTAACGGGGCTGGTAAAAGTACGCTCCTGTCCATGATCAGCAGACTGATTGCACAGGACACTGGTGAAATCCTTATCGACGGACAGGATATTACCAAATCAAAGAACAATGAGCTTGCAAAGAAAATCTCTATCCTGAAGCAGGCAAATGATATCAGCGTACGTTTGACAGTGAAAGAGCTTGTTTCTTTCGGCCGTTTCCCATATTCACAAGGAAGGCTTAACAAGGAAGATAAGCGCCACATCGAGGAAGCGATCAACTATATGGAACTGAAGGAAATGGAAAACAAGTATCTGGACCAGCTCAGTGGCGGACAGAAGCAGCGCGCGTTTATCGCCATGGTTCTCGCTCAGGATACGGAATACATTCTCCTTGATGAGCCTTTGAACAACCTGGACATGAAACATTCCGTGCAGATTATGAAAGTGCTTCGCCGTCTTGTTGATGAGCTTGGAAAAACAATTGTCATTGTTATTCACGATATCAACTTTGCATCATGTTATTCCGACAATATCGTAGCTTTGAAGGAGGGCAGGGTAGTGAAAAAAGGGCCGGCATGCGAGATCATCCACAGCCCTGTTCTGAAAGAAATATACGATATGGATATTGATATTAAGTGCATCAATGATAAAAATATATGTATTTATTTTTAA
- a CDS encoding siderophore ABC transporter substrate-binding protein: protein MKKFILIIAALVLMAALAACGAADSASENNGADGAANAAEENNNEANEANEENEANNNAEVVEEEAGELVIEHELGETTVAKNPESVVVFDFGILDSLDKMGVEVAGVPQANLPSYLEAYGDSAYENTGSLKEPDFEKISELHPDLIIISGRQMELYDEFSKIGPTVFVQIDNSNYMESFSDNMRLLGDIFGQEEFIETELAQLEEQVTALEEKTGDVENALIILANDGNISAYGPGSRFGIIHDEFAITPVDEGIEVSTHGQNVSFEYIADMDPEYLFVIDRGAAVGGESSAQQVIENDLTAGTRAFQNDNVVYLHSDYWYLSGGGLISVSEMVKSIEEAIQ, encoded by the coding sequence ATGAAGAAATTTATTCTGATCATAGCGGCATTAGTTTTAATGGCTGCATTAGCAGCATGCGGCGCAGCAGACAGCGCTTCAGAAAACAACGGTGCTGACGGAGCTGCAAACGCAGCAGAAGAAAATAACAATGAAGCAAATGAGGCAAATGAAGAAAACGAAGCTAACAACAATGCGGAAGTTGTGGAAGAAGAAGCAGGCGAGCTTGTTATCGAGCATGAGTTAGGCGAAACAACTGTAGCGAAAAACCCTGAATCAGTAGTAGTATTTGATTTTGGTATCCTTGATTCTTTAGACAAAATGGGCGTTGAAGTAGCAGGTGTTCCACAGGCGAACCTTCCATCTTACCTGGAAGCATACGGCGATTCTGCTTACGAGAACACTGGAAGCCTGAAAGAGCCGGACTTTGAAAAAATTAGCGAACTTCACCCTGACTTAATCATCATTTCCGGCAGACAGATGGAACTATATGACGAGTTTTCAAAAATCGGACCAACAGTATTTGTACAAATCGATAACTCTAACTATATGGAATCATTCTCAGACAACATGAGGCTCCTTGGCGATATTTTCGGACAGGAAGAGTTCATTGAAACTGAGCTTGCACAGCTTGAAGAACAAGTTACAGCACTTGAGGAAAAAACAGGAGACGTTGAAAACGCACTGATTATCCTTGCTAACGACGGCAACATCAGCGCATACGGACCAGGTTCCCGTTTCGGCATTATCCATGATGAATTCGCAATCACACCTGTTGACGAAGGTATTGAAGTATCTACCCACGGACAAAACGTATCTTTTGAATATATAGCTGATATGGATCCTGAGTACTTGTTTGTTATTGACCGAGGCGCAGCAGTAGGCGGCGAATCATCCGCACAACAGGTCATCGAAAACGACCTGACAGCAGGCACAAGAGCATTCCAGAACGACAATGTTGTTTACCTGCACTCTGATTACTGGTATCTTTCCGGCGGAGGCCTGATCTCTGTATCTGAAATGGTGAAATCAATCGAAGAAGCAATCCAGTAA
- a CDS encoding antibiotic biosynthesis monooxygenase: MFVTLRKMVVTEGNGDKVTERFGSPGVIEEQEVFVDLTVMKQKAKRGEEEVIVLMRWESEQHWKQWEKSEVHIAMHKANLGKPKPEYIISAEGGRYEVQAVKTAAEK; this comes from the coding sequence ATGTTTGTTACACTCAGAAAAATGGTCGTTACGGAAGGTAACGGAGATAAAGTCACCGAAAGGTTCGGAAGTCCTGGAGTTATTGAGGAACAAGAGGTATTTGTTGATTTGACTGTCATGAAACAAAAAGCAAAGCGTGGGGAAGAAGAAGTGATTGTATTGATGCGCTGGGAATCAGAACAGCACTGGAAGCAGTGGGAAAAAAGCGAAGTTCATATAGCTATGCATAAAGCAAATTTAGGGAAACCAAAGCCAGAATACATCATCAGTGCTGAAGGCGGCAGGTATGAAGTGCAGGCAGTGAAAACAGCTGCTGAAAAGTGA
- a CDS encoding AarF/ABC1/UbiB kinase family protein: MLKTKSKVRRMWKILSLAFIIFIQIYWFKISKKTEAEWEKLWESIGIRFRRTLFELEGLLIKIGQFLSIRADLLPHEFIRQIQDLTDKVPPSEWEEVERILEAEWGAPIEDHFEFLDKKAVASASIGEVYKGALKDGTETAVKVQRPYIQSIIQTDFRTLKIIIWFVDHLLPVPKGFINFKVLFQELKQVIERELDFSKEMNSLLYFKNRFKNTEEVKIPDVYPELSTKKVLVMEWVEGIRLTDDERLGELGVSRKELAKRLISIFLPQWLEPGAFHADPHSGNIHVTKEGKIILLDFGMVGEISKRDAVHFQALIEGFLSKNYPKAVESLTHLGFLLPEADPRTMERLLAELMSFQPSQLKEMDLVALKLEMNDMVRALPIQVPTRFVFLGRSFITIEGIVRSLASDKELTDMVKPVFMDWLNKQGNNKWSFIWYWLQSQPLFKLIHSFTEFSKLPQKLEHLKENEQRREFQFTIYENSKKRFFQVMLLGFVGAIAGFYTAETMILYISAGLAAAGGAGFFIYGHKLKKWMRFMHEIRR, from the coding sequence ATGTTGAAAACAAAGAGTAAAGTCAGGCGGATGTGGAAAATACTGTCGCTCGCTTTTATCATTTTTATTCAAATCTACTGGTTCAAGATCAGCAAAAAAACCGAGGCTGAGTGGGAAAAACTGTGGGAGAGCATCGGTATCAGGTTCAGGCGGACACTATTTGAACTGGAAGGCTTGCTCATTAAAATCGGCCAGTTTTTAAGTATTCGTGCTGATTTGCTCCCTCACGAATTTATCCGCCAGATTCAGGATCTGACAGATAAAGTGCCTCCTTCTGAATGGGAAGAGGTGGAGAGAATCCTCGAAGCTGAATGGGGCGCCCCCATAGAAGATCACTTTGAGTTTCTCGATAAAAAAGCAGTCGCATCAGCGTCAATTGGAGAAGTCTATAAAGGGGCATTGAAAGACGGCACGGAAACTGCTGTTAAAGTTCAGCGGCCGTATATACAGTCAATTATTCAAACTGATTTCAGGACACTTAAAATTATTATCTGGTTTGTGGATCATTTACTTCCCGTGCCTAAAGGGTTTATTAACTTTAAAGTTCTGTTTCAGGAATTGAAACAAGTGATTGAGAGAGAGCTTGATTTTTCCAAAGAAATGAATTCCCTGCTTTACTTCAAGAATCGTTTTAAAAATACAGAGGAAGTAAAAATACCGGATGTTTATCCGGAGCTTAGTACGAAGAAAGTTCTTGTGATGGAATGGGTGGAGGGAATCAGGCTGACAGATGACGAACGGCTTGGGGAGCTTGGGGTAAGCCGCAAGGAGCTGGCAAAGAGGTTAATCAGCATATTTCTGCCCCAATGGCTTGAACCTGGCGCATTTCATGCTGATCCCCATTCTGGAAATATTCATGTAACGAAGGAAGGAAAGATCATCCTTCTTGACTTCGGGATGGTTGGTGAAATTTCTAAGCGGGACGCAGTCCATTTCCAGGCACTTATTGAAGGCTTCCTGTCGAAAAATTATCCAAAGGCAGTGGAGAGCTTAACACATTTAGGATTCCTGCTTCCTGAAGCCGATCCCCGGACGATGGAAAGGCTGCTTGCGGAATTGATGTCTTTCCAGCCGTCCCAGCTGAAGGAAATGGATCTCGTGGCTTTAAAGCTGGAAATGAACGATATGGTGAGAGCATTGCCAATACAGGTGCCCACAAGATTTGTTTTTCTTGGGAGATCGTTTATAACGATTGAAGGAATTGTGCGCAGCCTCGCTTCCGATAAAGAGCTGACGGACATGGTAAAACCGGTGTTTATGGACTGGCTTAATAAGCAGGGAAATAACAAGTGGTCATTTATCTGGTACTGGCTGCAGTCCCAGCCGTTATTTAAACTGATCCACTCCTTTACAGAGTTTTCGAAGCTCCCGCAAAAGCTTGAACATCTGAAGGAAAACGAGCAGCGGAGGGAGTTTCAGTTTACGATTTATGAAAACAGTAAGAAGCGCTTTTTCCAGGTAATGCTGCTTGGATTTGTTGGGGCCATAGCAGGTTTTTATACTGCTGAAACAATGATCCTCTACATCTCTGCAGGGTTGGCTGCAGCTGGCGGTGCAGGCTTTTTCATCTACGGCCATAAGCTGAAAAAATGGATGAGGTTTATGCATGAAATAAGGCGATGA
- a CDS encoding YusW family protein gives MKKFRKNIILTLTAAFFLTGCGTDNGAADTPGDDPNMQNNTEEMGDTGDMGEGTGETPEIEDFELEIDFENNDELDMEYEDRGGSSSAEIERETAEGKEEISGEQALTEIRDLLDQAALHPGMSSEEAVAQVLAALDIAEEDIRKLELEVDFTTGEKLTANL, from the coding sequence ATGAAAAAATTCAGGAAAAATATTATTCTTACTTTGACTGCGGCTTTCTTTTTAACAGGCTGCGGAACGGACAACGGTGCCGCAGACACTCCAGGAGATGATCCGAATATGCAAAATAATACTGAGGAAATGGGAGACACCGGCGATATGGGTGAAGGCACCGGCGAAACACCTGAGATTGAAGACTTCGAACTTGAAATAGACTTCGAAAACAATGACGAGCTGGACATGGAGTATGAAGACAGAGGCGGCTCCTCCTCAGCTGAAATTGAAAGGGAGACTGCTGAAGGAAAGGAAGAAATCAGTGGTGAACAGGCACTAACAGAAATCAGGGACCTCCTTGACCAGGCTGCACTCCATCCTGGTATGTCATCTGAGGAAGCTGTGGCCCAGGTTCTTGCCGCACTCGATATTGCTGAAGAAGACATACGGAAGCTGGAGCTTGAGGTTGATTTTACGACCGGCGAGAAGCTGACAGCAAATCTGTAG
- a CDS encoding M42 family metallopeptidase — translation MRELTETEGLPGFEDRVYNVMKREISSHTNELETDNLGSIVGKVGSGKNKVLLAGHLDEVGFIVSAITKQGFLRIKPLGGWWGHVLLSQRVKVLTKSRDLTGIVGSKAPHVLPPEERKKVLPIDKMFVDIGASSREEAESFGVSVGDPVATVCPFEPLANEKLLLSRTWDNRAGCYIALKVLEKLKGESLPNTLYSGATVQEEVGLRGAETLANKIAPQIAFATDVGVAGDIPGMNQEESGLKLGDGPIIYLMDRSMIPHRKLRDFVMETAKQNDIPYQVDIMSGGGTDAGKFHVAHDGVPTLAVSVPARYIHSHVSVVHHDDLDNAVKLLCEVIKKLDDNMVQKITGLE, via the coding sequence ATGAGAGAGCTAACGGAAACAGAAGGACTGCCTGGTTTCGAAGACCGGGTGTATAACGTGATGAAAAGAGAAATCTCCAGCCATACAAATGAGTTGGAAACAGATAATTTAGGAAGTATCGTGGGGAAGGTCGGCAGCGGTAAAAATAAAGTGCTTCTGGCAGGCCATTTAGATGAGGTTGGGTTTATTGTCAGTGCCATAACGAAACAAGGTTTTTTACGTATTAAACCCCTTGGAGGCTGGTGGGGGCATGTTCTCCTCTCCCAAAGAGTAAAAGTGCTGACAAAGTCCCGGGACTTGACCGGTATTGTCGGTTCAAAGGCTCCTCATGTTTTGCCGCCGGAGGAACGGAAAAAGGTGCTCCCAATCGATAAAATGTTTGTTGATATCGGGGCCAGTTCCCGGGAGGAAGCTGAATCATTCGGTGTTTCTGTTGGCGACCCTGTGGCGACAGTATGCCCGTTCGAGCCGCTGGCAAATGAAAAGCTGCTCCTGAGCCGGACATGGGACAACCGGGCAGGCTGTTACATAGCTTTGAAGGTTCTGGAAAAATTAAAAGGTGAGTCCTTGCCAAACACACTCTATTCCGGTGCTACTGTTCAGGAGGAGGTTGGCCTCAGAGGTGCAGAGACATTAGCCAATAAAATCGCTCCCCAGATTGCTTTTGCCACAGATGTAGGTGTCGCCGGAGATATACCTGGGATGAACCAGGAGGAATCAGGGCTGAAGCTTGGGGACGGACCAATTATCTATCTGATGGACCGGTCCATGATTCCCCACCGGAAACTGCGGGATTTTGTGATGGAAACAGCGAAACAGAATGACATCCCTTACCAGGTGGATATTATGAGCGGCGGCGGGACCGACGCAGGTAAGTTCCATGTAGCCCACGATGGGGTGCCGACACTTGCAGTGAGCGTTCCTGCGAGATACATCCACAGCCACGTCTCTGTCGTGCATCATGATGATCTGGATAACGCAGTAAAGCTGCTTTGCGAGGTAATCAAAAAGCTTGATGATAACATGGTGCAGAAAATTACCGGGCTGGAATAA
- a CDS encoding serine hydrolase: MGKTLEALVKKELGSAREASLAIGVVSRDGKSVTGYFNEIFECVHPRNYVFEMGSTTKTFTSLLLAILVKEGKVSLDDPVKNYKPEYEKALSFNGKDITFRHLAVHRSGLPREDMKKLRQRIKENKEEKDNPFKYFTEEDLHEFYTNHQLKREVEKKWQYSNIGIGLLGNTLAEIEGMSYEDAVRVRILEPLGMNDTFITGTPEQNSRYLKAYNKKGERVPPIELAAINGAGALKSTLNDMLIYLEHQTGLTDSPLKEAIELTHQIHGKTSAKKIKMGLGWMIEEKKWSQYPVIHHGGTTIGFHTYCAFIKEIQAGVVIFSTIQLKPWRIIKMLTNIEGLVNESIAEELFKEELMKAETRQTD, from the coding sequence ATGGGTAAAACATTGGAAGCATTAGTAAAGAAGGAACTGGGCAGTGCGAGGGAGGCCAGTCTTGCAATCGGGGTTGTGTCGAGGGATGGAAAATCAGTCACGGGATACTTTAATGAGATTTTTGAGTGTGTGCATCCAAGGAACTATGTTTTTGAAATGGGGTCGACGACAAAGACGTTCACAAGCTTGCTCCTCGCCATACTCGTAAAGGAAGGGAAAGTATCACTGGACGACCCAGTGAAAAACTATAAGCCGGAATATGAGAAGGCATTGTCTTTTAACGGGAAGGACATAACTTTCAGGCATCTTGCGGTTCACCGCTCAGGGCTTCCACGGGAAGATATGAAAAAACTAAGGCAGCGGATCAAGGAAAACAAAGAGGAAAAGGATAACCCTTTTAAATACTTTACTGAAGAGGACCTGCACGAGTTTTACACGAACCATCAACTGAAGAGAGAAGTGGAGAAAAAATGGCAGTACTCCAATATAGGCATCGGACTTCTTGGTAACACACTTGCGGAAATAGAAGGAATGTCCTATGAAGATGCTGTGAGGGTTCGGATTCTGGAACCCCTCGGGATGAATGACACGTTTATCACCGGCACTCCTGAGCAGAACAGCCGGTATTTGAAGGCTTATAATAAGAAGGGTGAGCGGGTTCCGCCTATTGAGCTTGCTGCGATCAATGGAGCAGGGGCACTGAAAAGCACGCTGAACGATATGTTAATTTACTTAGAACATCAGACAGGGTTAACAGACAGCCCCTTAAAGGAAGCCATCGAGTTAACCCATCAAATCCATGGAAAAACAAGCGCGAAGAAAATTAAAATGGGATTAGGCTGGATGATTGAAGAGAAAAAATGGAGCCAGTATCCTGTTATTCATCACGGAGGAACGACCATTGGTTTTCATACTTACTGTGCTTTTATAAAAGAGATACAGGCAGGTGTGGTCATCTTCTCCACCATTCAACTGAAGCCATGGAGAATTATTAAGATGCTTACAAATATAGAAGGGCTTGTAAATGAAAGCATCGCAGAAGAGCTTTTCAAGGAGGAGTTAATGAAGGCGGAAACAAGACAGACAGATTGA
- a CDS encoding alpha/beta hydrolase has protein sequence MRKFIKIAGSLLVLLVIIAAFAADYFYGEAVRRGTEVELHREEEAVPVFLDERNEEIVEEAEQWYEEQEFETVAITSHDGLKLEADFLEHEESDGKAVILAHGFRSERVDMGDFVQFYYEKGFDVLMPDSRGHGGSEGNYVGYGWHDRLDLVQWAELLAGEKESGDIFLHGSSMGAAAVLMASGEELPAEVKGIVADSGYTSAEDILTYQLEHLYGIPSFPVLDITSFVTNIRVGFYFGEASAVDQVANNTRPLFIVHGEGDELVPAWMSEVLYEAAGGEKTLWTVPFAGHVESYTVATTEYQERLAEFLESSMED, from the coding sequence GTGCGGAAGTTTATAAAAATAGCTGGAAGTTTACTAGTTTTGTTAGTAATTATTGCTGCCTTTGCCGCAGATTATTTTTATGGGGAGGCAGTCAGGCGGGGAACCGAGGTGGAGCTACACCGGGAAGAAGAGGCCGTCCCTGTTTTTCTTGATGAAAGAAATGAAGAGATTGTGGAGGAAGCGGAGCAGTGGTACGAGGAGCAGGAGTTTGAAACAGTGGCGATTACCTCCCATGACGGTCTGAAGCTGGAGGCAGATTTTCTTGAACATGAGGAGTCGGATGGGAAAGCTGTCATTCTGGCCCACGGCTTTCGCAGTGAAAGAGTGGATATGGGTGATTTCGTCCAGTTTTATTATGAGAAAGGCTTCGATGTATTAATGCCTGATTCAAGAGGACATGGCGGAAGCGAAGGAAATTATGTCGGCTACGGCTGGCACGACCGGCTTGACCTGGTCCAGTGGGCGGAGCTTCTTGCTGGTGAAAAGGAAAGCGGGGATATTTTTCTTCACGGAAGTTCTATGGGAGCTGCAGCAGTGCTGATGGCGAGCGGAGAGGAACTTCCGGCGGAGGTGAAAGGAATCGTCGCGGACAGCGGCTATACATCAGCGGAAGACATTTTGACCTACCAGCTCGAGCATTTATACGGAATTCCATCTTTTCCGGTGCTTGATATCACCAGCTTCGTGACTAATATCAGGGTTGGTTTTTATTTCGGTGAGGCTTCCGCGGTCGATCAGGTGGCGAACAACACTCGCCCCCTGTTTATTGTGCACGGGGAAGGGGACGAGCTTGTCCCTGCCTGGATGTCCGAGGTGCTTTATGAGGCGGCCGGCGGGGAAAAAACATTATGGACAGTTCCGTTCGCCGGGCACGTGGAATCTTACACAGTAGCAACCACAGAGTACCAGGAACGACTGGCGGAGTTTCTGGAAAGTAGTATGGAAGATTAG
- a CDS encoding APC family permease — translation MNDNQKLLKVLNNKDVLALAFGAMIGWGWVVTAGMWITGAGSLGAVLAFIIGGILVLLVGLTYAELASALPYAGGEHVYTYKAMGRLPSFIATWAITFGYFSVIAFEAVALPTVFEYIIPNFSQGHLYTITGWDVTITWAGVGMLGSILIAWINYRGIKFTSFITFVLTLLILVAGILLITGGSVAGNAENMQPYFQFGLAGIFAVVIMTPFMFVGFDVIPQAAEEIDLPQKTIGKLLIFSVVLAVVWYIAIIFGVSRVMNPEAINQSELVTADAMAAAFGGSQLMGNFLVLAGIGGILTSWLGFYVGGSRAIYALARAGMLPKGLGELHPKYKTPHKAILMIAIPSTLAPLLGRPALVWFVEGGGLGMVVAWLMVAISFIILRKKAPEMERPFKLPGGTIIGWFAAILAGGVVLLYMPGMPASLGTAEWVMVGLWSLVGAILYIYSTAKYGKEHQHHDDQAG, via the coding sequence TTGAATGATAACCAGAAGTTGTTAAAGGTACTGAATAATAAGGACGTGCTTGCGCTCGCCTTTGGAGCAATGATCGGCTGGGGCTGGGTAGTAACAGCAGGCATGTGGATTACAGGTGCTGGCTCTTTAGGCGCAGTATTAGCTTTTATAATTGGCGGAATTCTAGTATTGCTGGTTGGACTTACCTATGCAGAACTTGCCTCTGCCCTGCCGTATGCAGGTGGAGAGCATGTATATACCTATAAAGCAATGGGCAGGCTGCCTTCGTTTATAGCTACTTGGGCTATCACCTTTGGGTATTTTTCCGTTATTGCGTTTGAGGCTGTAGCACTGCCTACCGTATTCGAATACATAATTCCTAATTTCAGTCAGGGTCATTTATATACTATTACCGGCTGGGATGTCACAATCACATGGGCCGGTGTAGGTATGCTCGGTTCAATATTGATTGCATGGATTAATTATCGGGGTATAAAATTCACTTCTTTTATAACTTTTGTCTTAACTTTATTAATTTTGGTTGCAGGTATTTTACTTATTACCGGCGGATCAGTGGCAGGGAATGCTGAAAATATGCAGCCGTATTTCCAGTTCGGCCTGGCAGGGATCTTCGCAGTGGTAATCATGACACCTTTTATGTTCGTAGGATTTGACGTTATACCTCAGGCGGCTGAGGAAATCGACCTGCCGCAAAAAACAATCGGAAAGCTCCTGATCTTTTCGGTAGTTCTTGCTGTTGTATGGTATATCGCAATTATCTTTGGGGTTTCCCGCGTTATGAATCCTGAAGCAATTAACCAGTCAGAATTAGTAACCGCAGATGCGATGGCAGCTGCTTTCGGCGGAAGCCAGCTAATGGGTAACTTTCTCGTTCTCGCGGGAATTGGGGGTATTTTAACAAGCTGGCTTGGTTTTTATGTAGGAGGAAGCCGGGCTATATATGCTCTTGCGCGAGCAGGCATGCTGCCAAAAGGGCTTGGAGAGCTTCATCCGAAGTACAAAACACCACATAAAGCAATTTTAATGATCGCTATACCATCCACTCTCGCTCCGTTACTCGGGCGTCCGGCTCTTGTCTGGTTCGTAGAGGGCGGCGGTCTCGGAATGGTTGTCGCCTGGCTGATGGTGGCCATATCTTTCATTATATTAAGAAAGAAAGCCCCGGAGATGGAACGGCCTTTCAAGCTTCCGGGAGGCACAATAATTGGCTGGTTTGCCGCTATTCTCGCTGGAGGAGTAGTACTTCTTTATATGCCTGGCATGCCTGCATCATTAGGCACAGCAGAATGGGTAATGGTCGGTTTATGGAGCCTCGTTGGAGCGATCCTGTACATCTATTCCACAGCTAAATACGGAAAAGAGCATCAGCATCACGATGATCAGGCAGGATAA